A portion of the Aquamicrobium lusatiense genome contains these proteins:
- a CDS encoding LysR family transcriptional regulator, producing MANDLNSAPRIARLAALRYFSAVAEHGSFRAASESLGIAASAINRQITNLEIDLGAPLFDRQRGRMGLQLTEAGHILRARLRSAYNELRIANDEITAIKGLQRGHVIVGVNESLAGDIMPTAFNQFHEQHPGIDFDIKVDNTRALVGRLRQGEIDFAVGYNFPANVGLVFDEAIPLHLHVVVPIGHPLESRERITLPDLARHKLIFPDNSLLIRQAFDHAVRQSRLQLNILVETNSFDLILRFVASGAGISIVTGHSGRKASEGRIAYIPIDEPQWGSNVLACCRMPNRSLSIAAQAFVDTIRTLLKSSVT from the coding sequence ATGGCCAACGACCTCAACTCGGCCCCTCGCATTGCCCGACTGGCTGCGCTGCGCTATTTTTCCGCAGTCGCTGAACATGGATCGTTTCGTGCCGCATCGGAATCACTGGGCATTGCGGCATCGGCGATCAATCGTCAGATAACCAATCTGGAGATCGACCTCGGCGCGCCGCTTTTTGATCGCCAGCGTGGTCGCATGGGACTTCAGCTGACAGAGGCGGGACACATTCTTCGTGCACGGCTTCGCTCTGCTTACAATGAGCTGCGCATCGCAAACGATGAGATTACGGCGATAAAAGGCCTTCAGCGGGGACATGTTATCGTTGGCGTCAATGAGAGCCTGGCCGGCGACATCATGCCCACCGCCTTCAATCAGTTTCACGAGCAGCATCCGGGCATCGACTTCGACATAAAGGTCGACAACACCCGCGCTCTGGTCGGACGCCTCCGGCAAGGGGAGATCGACTTCGCTGTCGGATACAATTTTCCTGCAAATGTTGGCCTGGTGTTTGACGAGGCGATCCCATTACACCTCCATGTTGTGGTCCCGATTGGTCACCCGCTGGAGTCGCGTGAGCGCATCACTCTACCCGATCTGGCACGCCACAAGCTGATCTTCCCCGATAATTCGCTGCTTATCCGACAGGCTTTCGATCATGCGGTCCGGCAGTCCAGACTGCAATTGAACATACTGGTCGAAACCAACTCGTTTGATCTGATCCTGCGGTTCGTCGCATCGGGAGCCGGAATCAGCATCGTGACCGGGCACAGCGGCAGAAAGGCAAGCGAAGGCAGGATTGCCTATATCCCGATAGATGAACCTCAATGGGGCAGCAATGTGCTTGCCTGCTGCCGTATGCCCAACCGGAGCCTGTCGATTGCCGCACAGGCGTTTGTTGACACTATCCGAACCCTGCTCAAAAGCTCAGTCACCTGA
- a CDS encoding ABC transporter ATP-binding protein: protein MIEIRGLNKVYDTRDGEPIIALKDINFDIEQGEFVTVVGPSGCGKTTMLKILAGIMRKTSGEILVRGTPIDGPNRQIGVVFQEPLLLPWRNIIQNVMVPIEIQGRSKAEYGPVAAELLRLVGLTGFDKKYPNELSGGMQQRVGIARALVHDPAFLLMDEPFGALDAMTREQMNLELLRIWHERQKTVLLVTHSIAEAVFLADRIVVMSPRPGRIAEVIEVDLPRPRTLAMINSDAFGTYVARVRKHFGAEGLDG, encoded by the coding sequence ATGATCGAGATCAGGGGACTGAACAAGGTTTACGATACGCGCGACGGCGAACCGATCATTGCGCTTAAGGATATCAATTTCGACATCGAGCAGGGTGAGTTCGTCACCGTGGTTGGCCCCAGCGGCTGCGGCAAGACGACGATGCTGAAGATACTTGCCGGTATCATGCGTAAGACGTCCGGCGAGATTCTCGTGCGTGGCACGCCAATTGACGGCCCGAACAGGCAGATAGGCGTTGTGTTTCAGGAACCGCTTCTGCTGCCCTGGCGCAACATAATCCAGAACGTCATGGTTCCAATCGAGATACAGGGTCGAAGCAAGGCGGAGTATGGGCCTGTCGCAGCGGAGCTTCTGCGCCTCGTGGGACTGACGGGCTTCGATAAAAAGTATCCGAACGAACTCTCGGGTGGCATGCAGCAGCGTGTCGGCATCGCGAGGGCCCTGGTGCATGATCCCGCTTTTTTGCTGATGGACGAGCCTTTCGGGGCGCTCGATGCCATGACGCGCGAACAGATGAACCTGGAACTTCTGCGGATCTGGCACGAACGGCAGAAGACGGTTCTGCTCGTAACGCACAGCATTGCCGAGGCGGTGTTTCTTGCCGACCGCATCGTGGTGATGAGCCCAAGGCCGGGACGCATCGCGGAGGTGATCGAGGTCGACCTGCCACGCCCGAGAACGCTGGCCATGATCAATTCGGACGCTTTCGGAACCTATGTGGCGCGCGTGCGCAAGCACTTTGGCGCGGAAGGATTGGACGGATGA
- a CDS encoding MDR family oxidoreductase — protein MTESFAAMIIDQDEAGRPNGRLREITLADLPDHPVLVEISHSSLNYKDGLAISGKGRIARRTPLIAGIDLAGVVVESRSPEWKAGDKVIVNGWGLSETESGAFTRFQRLKPEWLTPLPSAFSAEQAMAIGTAGYTAALAVLALEDWGNLIKARGDVLVTGAAGGVGSMAISLLSARGYRVVASTGRAGEHDYLRSLGAAECIDRSEFSAVSRPLQAERWSGAVDSVGSTTLANVLAQTGYGGAVAACGLAGGSDLPATVLPHILRGVALLGIDSVMAPPDKRQRAWDLLSGSLEAEKLASMTCVAPMRDLPVLAEEIVAGRVRGRVVIEIA, from the coding sequence ATGACCGAATCCTTTGCTGCGATGATCATCGATCAGGACGAAGCGGGCCGCCCTAACGGGAGGCTGCGGGAGATCACGTTGGCCGATTTGCCGGATCATCCGGTTCTTGTGGAGATCAGCCACTCCAGCCTCAACTACAAGGACGGGCTGGCGATTTCCGGCAAGGGCCGTATTGCGCGGCGAACGCCGTTGATCGCGGGCATCGATCTGGCAGGGGTGGTGGTTGAGTCCCGATCGCCCGAATGGAAAGCCGGCGACAAGGTGATCGTCAATGGCTGGGGCCTGTCAGAGACTGAATCGGGTGCGTTTACCCGGTTCCAGCGGCTGAAACCGGAGTGGCTGACACCGCTGCCGTCAGCGTTCAGCGCCGAACAGGCGATGGCGATCGGGACTGCTGGTTATACGGCAGCACTCGCCGTACTGGCATTGGAGGATTGGGGCAATCTCATCAAGGCCCGGGGTGACGTGCTGGTGACTGGCGCGGCGGGCGGTGTTGGCTCCATGGCGATCAGCCTTCTCTCTGCCCGTGGCTATCGGGTGGTGGCGTCGACCGGACGGGCAGGCGAGCACGATTATCTGCGCTCGCTTGGTGCCGCCGAATGTATCGACCGGAGCGAATTTTCGGCTGTTTCCCGGCCGTTGCAAGCCGAACGCTGGAGCGGAGCAGTCGACAGTGTCGGCTCGACAACGCTTGCCAACGTGCTGGCCCAGACGGGCTATGGCGGCGCAGTCGCGGCCTGTGGCCTCGCGGGTGGTTCCGATCTGCCCGCAACTGTATTGCCGCATATTTTGCGGGGCGTAGCCCTGCTGGGCATCGATTCCGTCATGGCTCCACCGGACAAGCGCCAGCGTGCATGGGATCTGCTTTCCGGGAGTCTCGAAGCGGAGAAGCTGGCTTCCATGACATGCGTCGCGCCCATGCGCGATTTGCCGGTCCTCGCGGAAGAAATTGTCGCCGGCAGGGTTCGCGGCCGCGTGGTGATCGAAATCGCCTAG
- a CDS encoding 2Fe-2S iron-sulfur cluster-binding protein — protein MARIIYVTHDDQRFELDAENGSTVMEAAVRAGIPGIEAECGGACACATCHVYIEPEFMEAVGEADGMETDMLDFAWEPSANSRLSCQLRVTDALDGLVVRIPERQG, from the coding sequence ATGGCACGCATCATCTATGTGACCCACGACGACCAGCGCTTCGAGCTGGATGCGGAAAACGGGTCCACCGTCATGGAAGCAGCGGTTCGGGCCGGCATCCCCGGCATCGAGGCAGAATGTGGAGGCGCTTGCGCCTGCGCAACCTGCCACGTGTACATAGAGCCGGAATTCATGGAAGCAGTCGGCGAAGCCGATGGCATGGAAACCGACATGCTCGACTTCGCCTGGGAACCATCGGCCAATTCGCGGCTTTCCTGCCAGCTGAGGGTGACCGATGCACTCGATGGGCTGGTCGTGAGGATACCCGAACGCCAGGGATAG
- a CDS encoding RidA family protein — translation MARPISPPTLPDPLSNYSHAMLVPAGSQLLVCSGQLGARADGTVPEGAGAQAEICFANVRALLAESGMDLSNVVRINAYVTGREHMAPYMEVRNALFPEPWPASTLLIVSGFSRPEFVVEVEVIAAKSA, via the coding sequence ATGGCCAGACCGATAAGCCCGCCAACACTGCCTGATCCATTGTCAAATTACAGTCATGCGATGCTGGTGCCTGCCGGTTCGCAATTGCTGGTCTGTTCCGGTCAGTTGGGCGCAAGGGCGGACGGAACGGTTCCTGAGGGTGCGGGTGCTCAGGCCGAAATCTGCTTTGCCAATGTCCGGGCCTTGTTGGCGGAAAGCGGAATGGACCTGTCGAACGTCGTGCGCATCAACGCTTATGTGACAGGCCGCGAGCACATGGCGCCTTACATGGAGGTGCGCAATGCTCTTTTTCCTGAACCCTGGCCCGCTTCCACCTTGCTGATCGTCAGCGGCTTTTCCAGACCGGAATTTGTAGTCGAGGTGGAAGTAATCGCAGCAAAATCCGCATAG
- a CDS encoding thiamine pyrophosphate-binding protein, producing MNIGTSTSLQVHRALARSLADHGMRTLFGLIGDANLFMVDSFVREQGGRFVAAAHEAGAVLMAQGFAQVSNQIAAATITHGPGLTNAVTALVEAVRSRVPMVVLCGDTPADAPEHLQKIDQREIILATGAGFEQMRTAETTLDDIANAFRRAAIEQRPIVFNMPVDLQWETTVYRKHILRIPDRRALVPDSNDLDDALGIIAAAKRPVILAGRGAVDARDALLRLARRIEAPLSTTLRASGLFGGEPFALGVFGTLSTPVATDIILESDCVVAFGASLNMFTGSHGSFLQGKRVVQVDLDPKNLGSRWKPTIGIVGDAALTAERMIGLLDEAGIPGSGHSSPAMAQAIAGYKPEPRFPDWAGEPKAGTVELHEALRRIDAVVPAQRTIVTDLGRFVGEALRVFRIPDPRAYAHTMSFGAIGAGLPCAIGAAVAEHERPTVLISGDGGFMMGGLTELNTVARNRLDMIIVVCSDGSYGAEHVQFRNRSLDPRQSMFDWPDFAPVAEALGVRGVTVRNQGDLDAAVQAIAARDGPLLIDLRIDPERIAWG from the coding sequence ATGAACATCGGGACATCGACATCCCTCCAGGTACATCGGGCACTTGCCCGATCCCTCGCCGATCATGGCATGCGAACCCTGTTTGGCCTGATCGGAGATGCCAACCTGTTCATGGTCGACAGTTTCGTTCGCGAGCAGGGCGGTCGCTTCGTCGCGGCCGCCCACGAGGCGGGCGCGGTGCTGATGGCGCAAGGCTTCGCGCAGGTCTCGAACCAGATCGCGGCCGCTACGATCACGCATGGCCCCGGCCTGACCAACGCTGTCACCGCACTCGTGGAAGCCGTCAGAAGCCGCGTGCCCATGGTCGTGCTGTGTGGCGATACCCCTGCCGATGCGCCCGAACACCTGCAAAAGATAGACCAACGTGAAATAATCCTGGCGACCGGAGCGGGCTTCGAGCAGATGCGCACGGCTGAAACCACCCTCGACGACATTGCCAATGCTTTCCGGCGGGCCGCCATCGAGCAGCGCCCCATTGTCTTCAACATGCCGGTCGATCTTCAGTGGGAGACTACAGTTTACCGCAAACATATCCTGCGGATCCCGGATCGTCGCGCCCTTGTCCCCGACAGCAACGATCTCGACGATGCGCTGGGCATCATTGCAGCCGCAAAGCGTCCCGTGATACTGGCGGGCCGCGGCGCGGTTGATGCGCGCGATGCATTGTTACGGCTGGCCAGAAGGATTGAGGCGCCGCTATCCACGACGCTGCGGGCCAGCGGATTGTTTGGTGGAGAGCCCTTTGCGCTGGGCGTCTTCGGTACTCTGAGCACGCCGGTCGCGACAGACATCATTCTGGAAAGTGACTGCGTCGTGGCCTTCGGCGCGAGCCTCAACATGTTCACCGGCTCCCATGGCAGCTTCCTGCAGGGTAAGCGCGTCGTTCAGGTCGATCTGGATCCCAAAAACCTGGGAAGCAGATGGAAGCCGACCATCGGCATCGTTGGTGACGCCGCGTTGACGGCGGAGCGGATGATCGGGCTGCTCGATGAAGCCGGAATACCCGGGTCAGGCCATAGTTCGCCCGCCATGGCGCAGGCAATCGCCGGTTACAAACCAGAGCCCCGCTTTCCCGACTGGGCGGGCGAACCCAAAGCCGGCACCGTAGAGCTGCATGAGGCGCTGCGGCGCATCGATGCGGTTGTGCCAGCGCAGAGAACCATTGTTACCGACCTCGGGCGGTTTGTCGGCGAGGCTCTTCGGGTCTTTCGCATTCCGGATCCGCGTGCCTATGCGCATACGATGAGCTTCGGCGCCATCGGTGCCGGCCTCCCATGCGCTATCGGCGCTGCGGTTGCCGAACATGAGCGCCCGACAGTGCTCATCTCCGGCGATGGTGGGTTCATGATGGGAGGGCTGACGGAGCTCAACACGGTCGCCCGCAACCGGCTCGACATGATCATCGTGGTGTGCAGCGACGGGAGCTATGGGGCCGAACATGTTCAGTTTCGAAACCGGTCGCTCGATCCGCGTCAGTCGATGTTCGACTGGCCCGATTTTGCGCCTGTTGCCGAGGCTCTCGGGGTGCGCGGCGTAACCGTCCGGAACCAAGGCGATCTTGACGCTGCAGTACAGGCAATTGCCGCACGTGACGGCCCGCTGCTCATCGACCTCAGGATAGATCCGGAACGCATAGCCTGGGGCTGA
- a CDS encoding ABC transporter substrate-binding protein, whose protein sequence is MTAKTNGIFRTFLLAGAASVAVLAGACSAQAQDLQKVKIGVGGSNFLNLTYYYVLLPGPLGYWKEEGYDVEVFPVSGSAEAAQQLAINNLDFAEMNASAIIQANTEQKLPIQAIITNGTIGWGLSVARDGPIKTVADLKGKSIGVVSLSSGGIPLLNSFLKTNGLDPENDVTLISTGVGAQAISAFNSGQVDALMYWGTATVGFRNAGLELETLSDPAWKGFPDFTFSTVKSVVEKDPAMVESIARGMAKAMVFAAANPDCARKLQWKHYPDTRPTGMDEDQAAANDLSLISVILSEQAAAAELNGNGQVAGASVPAFGTYQDFLFDAGVLTSKVEPAQLVAGDDAFRERINNFDKAAIEAQAKACDFPG, encoded by the coding sequence ATGACTGCAAAAACGAATGGTATATTCCGTACATTCCTGCTGGCAGGTGCTGCGTCTGTGGCGGTGCTTGCCGGCGCGTGCAGCGCACAGGCGCAGGACCTTCAAAAGGTCAAGATCGGTGTGGGTGGATCAAATTTCCTCAATCTGACCTACTACTACGTGCTCCTGCCCGGTCCCCTCGGCTACTGGAAGGAGGAGGGCTATGACGTCGAAGTGTTTCCCGTCAGTGGCTCGGCCGAAGCTGCTCAGCAACTGGCGATAAACAACCTCGACTTTGCCGAAATGAATGCAAGCGCCATCATTCAGGCCAACACCGAGCAGAAGTTGCCGATACAGGCCATCATTACCAATGGCACTATCGGCTGGGGCCTGTCGGTTGCGAGGGATGGCCCGATCAAGACCGTTGCCGACCTCAAGGGCAAGTCAATCGGAGTGGTCAGCCTTTCAAGCGGCGGCATCCCGTTGCTCAATTCCTTTTTGAAGACGAACGGCCTGGACCCTGAGAACGATGTCACGCTGATCTCGACTGGTGTCGGCGCGCAGGCGATCTCGGCTTTCAACAGCGGCCAGGTGGATGCGCTGATGTATTGGGGGACGGCTACCGTCGGCTTCCGGAACGCCGGTCTGGAGCTCGAGACCTTGAGCGACCCGGCCTGGAAGGGATTTCCGGACTTCACGTTCTCGACCGTCAAGAGCGTTGTCGAGAAAGATCCTGCGATGGTGGAGAGCATAGCGCGCGGCATGGCCAAAGCCATGGTGTTCGCAGCTGCCAACCCGGACTGCGCACGAAAACTTCAATGGAAGCATTATCCGGATACCAGGCCGACTGGGATGGACGAGGATCAGGCTGCGGCCAATGACCTTTCGCTGATTTCCGTCATTCTCAGTGAACAGGCTGCGGCTGCAGAGCTTAACGGGAACGGACAGGTGGCGGGTGCCAGTGTCCCGGCTTTCGGTACCTATCAGGACTTCCTCTTTGATGCAGGCGTCCTGACGTCAAAGGTTGAGCCTGCGCAGCTCGTAGCCGGCGACGATGCATTCCGGGAGAGAATCAACAACTTCGACAAGGCGGCAATCGAAGCCCAGGCCAAAGCCTGCGACTTCCCCGGCTGA
- a CDS encoding enoyl-CoA hydratase/isomerase family protein, whose amino-acid sequence MDYQNIKLKKEDWLATLTLSRPQKMNALSKELQLEMQHAMDDLEADETIRAVIINGEGKCFSAGFDITGTGGEPPTVQDWRAGVKRENDTWFRIWRSRLPYIAAVHGYCLGGACELSMVCDITIAAEDAQFGEPEIQFQSAPPFPIMPWVLGMKKTKELLLTGDRIDAMEAHRIGLVNRVVPTDELAGSARELARKLSMIPPPAMHLNKQSLNRQYDIRGFQSTVDYGAEIFTLVLTSDSQEKRDFDNIAAEHGLKAAFKWRDDKFAAPRN is encoded by the coding sequence ATGGACTATCAGAATATCAAGCTGAAGAAGGAAGACTGGCTCGCCACGCTCACCCTCAGCCGGCCGCAGAAGATGAATGCATTGAGCAAGGAACTGCAGCTTGAGATGCAGCATGCCATGGATGATCTGGAAGCAGACGAAACCATTCGTGCGGTCATCATCAACGGTGAGGGCAAATGCTTTTCGGCCGGCTTCGACATCACCGGGACCGGCGGCGAACCACCAACGGTTCAGGACTGGCGCGCAGGGGTGAAGCGTGAGAACGATACGTGGTTTCGCATCTGGCGTTCGCGGCTGCCTTATATAGCCGCCGTCCATGGCTATTGCCTGGGTGGCGCGTGCGAGCTGTCCATGGTGTGCGATATTACCATTGCAGCCGAGGACGCGCAGTTCGGCGAGCCCGAAATCCAGTTCCAGTCGGCCCCTCCATTTCCGATCATGCCATGGGTTCTCGGCATGAAGAAGACCAAGGAACTGCTGCTGACCGGTGACCGTATCGACGCGATGGAGGCCCACCGCATCGGTCTCGTCAATCGCGTGGTGCCGACGGATGAGCTGGCTGGAAGTGCGCGCGAGCTTGCCCGCAAGCTCAGCATGATCCCGCCGCCCGCGATGCATCTGAACAAGCAGAGCCTGAACCGTCAGTATGACATCCGGGGTTTCCAGTCGACCGTCGACTACGGGGCGGAAATCTTCACCCTGGTCCTCACGTCGGACTCCCAGGAAAAGCGCGACTTCGACAACATTGCCGCCGAGCATGGCCTCAAGGCCGCTTTCAAATGGCGTGACGATAAGTTTGCGGCGCCGCGAAACTGA
- a CDS encoding ABC transporter permease codes for MTAKKETSLPAGRIRDLLYRRPEIVFSVLLLILIIGGWEAIIALFNIPPILVPAPSAIARSLWANLTTPRFYSHVGVTLWEILAGFAIGSVVGLFIGVCIGQWKMLEKTVYPYIVAFQTVPKVAIAPLIVIWFGYGIMSKVVITALIAFFPVVVNCIAGMNAASYQQVDMLRSFTATRWQVFRMVKIQAAMPFIFAGLDIAIVLAVIGAIVGEFIGAQAGLGFLLLQRNFSMDTAGTFAILIVLSAIGMILHLLMNMIRRRIVFWNERDEILAQGSS; via the coding sequence ATGACCGCGAAAAAGGAAACGAGCCTGCCGGCGGGCCGCATCCGGGATCTGCTCTACCGGCGACCTGAGATCGTGTTTTCGGTCCTTCTGCTCATCCTCATCATCGGCGGCTGGGAGGCCATCATCGCGCTGTTCAACATCCCGCCGATACTGGTGCCGGCGCCAAGCGCGATAGCCAGGTCTCTATGGGCGAACCTGACGACGCCGCGATTTTACTCGCATGTGGGCGTTACGCTCTGGGAAATCCTCGCCGGCTTTGCGATCGGCTCGGTGGTCGGGCTCTTCATCGGGGTGTGCATCGGCCAGTGGAAGATGCTCGAAAAGACCGTCTATCCCTACATCGTGGCGTTCCAGACAGTACCGAAGGTAGCGATCGCGCCGCTTATCGTCATCTGGTTCGGTTACGGCATCATGTCCAAGGTGGTCATCACGGCCCTGATCGCGTTTTTTCCGGTCGTCGTGAACTGCATCGCCGGCATGAATGCCGCTTCCTATCAGCAGGTCGACATGCTGCGCTCGTTTACCGCGACCCGGTGGCAGGTGTTTCGCATGGTGAAGATACAGGCCGCGATGCCCTTCATTTTCGCAGGGCTCGACATTGCCATCGTTCTGGCCGTGATCGGGGCGATCGTGGGCGAGTTCATCGGGGCGCAGGCGGGCCTCGGCTTCCTGCTGCTGCAGCGCAATTTCTCGATGGATACCGCCGGCACCTTCGCAATCCTCATCGTGCTTTCCGCGATCGGAATGATCCTTCACCTTCTGATGAACATGATACGTCGCCGCATCGTGTTCTGGAACGAACGGGATGAAATTCTCGCGCAGGGGTCATCCTGA
- a CDS encoding acetate--CoA ligase family protein — MLTNNLRQAPDARRACTSMEKLLYPKRIAVLGATERVGAPAGIAFRNLLDAGWRGNIFPVHPSAETVFGVPAFRKLADLPVPVDCVVIGLAADKVVSAIDEAADAGIGAAVVLASGFAELGSGGRKRQAELVAAAERAGMAVCGPNCLGLINVGARIPLYAADNWASAPKGRLALLSHSGSGAITLSATGRLGFSHVVSSGNSAVCDLAEYLEFLADDEQTGAAALFLETIRDPAAFERAMEAMHKAGKPVVCLRIGRSSAGAAASAAHTGTLVGSNDAFDAFFRRTGVIAVDDMDELIEASCLVTGLKVRAPGNGVGLINCSGGEVAHACDIAETIGLSFPPLAETTTRELATVLPAFATPGNPLDVTGAVFADRTMYPAALKAFAGDPSVGFLAVVQDAPAGLSEEGATSYRRIAEDVAEFARSTPELPVAFISNLSGTMHPHVRQPLDEAGVPVLTGTRAALKAVLNVVSGGRPVAAPEGLSARPRLSTQPEWIMRLKTGRPFSEHEAKAFLRDHGIPTTREILATSEDECTAAAAKLGYPVVLKIASEDLPHKTEVGGVALHLTSEAEVRDAFGRIMASIGKHAPKARIDGILVQEMIGDSIEAIVGLARHHPFGLAVVVGSGGIMVELLRDAALGLPPLSDHDARGLVERTRLATLLDGFRGAAPADRKALETILTAVSDIALAYGEWIEALDLNPVAVLQNGQGACVLDALIVPVGQRR; from the coding sequence ATGCTGACCAACAACCTGCGTCAGGCCCCTGACGCGCGTCGTGCATGCACGTCCATGGAAAAGTTGCTTTATCCGAAGCGGATTGCCGTTCTCGGCGCGACAGAGCGCGTAGGCGCTCCCGCCGGAATTGCCTTCCGCAATCTTCTCGACGCAGGCTGGCGCGGGAACATTTTCCCGGTCCACCCCTCGGCCGAAACCGTGTTCGGCGTTCCTGCATTTCGCAAACTTGCCGATCTTCCTGTGCCTGTCGATTGTGTCGTCATCGGCCTTGCTGCGGACAAAGTGGTTTCGGCCATAGACGAAGCCGCCGATGCCGGGATCGGTGCCGCGGTCGTTCTGGCCAGCGGCTTTGCAGAGCTCGGTTCCGGGGGGCGTAAACGTCAGGCCGAACTGGTGGCGGCAGCGGAGCGGGCCGGCATGGCCGTGTGTGGGCCGAACTGCCTCGGCCTCATCAATGTCGGCGCCCGTATCCCCCTCTACGCTGCCGACAACTGGGCCAGCGCACCAAAAGGCCGGCTGGCGCTGCTGTCCCATTCAGGGTCTGGCGCGATTACGCTCTCCGCCACCGGCAGGCTTGGCTTCAGCCATGTTGTCTCATCCGGGAACAGCGCGGTCTGCGATCTGGCGGAATATCTCGAATTCCTTGCCGATGATGAGCAGACAGGCGCTGCGGCGCTTTTTCTGGAGACCATTCGCGATCCTGCAGCCTTCGAGCGTGCGATGGAGGCGATGCATAAAGCAGGAAAGCCTGTAGTCTGCCTTCGCATTGGCCGCTCATCGGCAGGAGCGGCCGCCTCCGCCGCTCATACCGGGACACTGGTGGGATCAAACGATGCTTTTGACGCCTTCTTCCGCCGCACGGGCGTCATCGCGGTCGATGACATGGACGAGTTGATTGAAGCCTCCTGTCTCGTGACCGGACTGAAGGTGCGCGCGCCGGGGAATGGTGTCGGGCTTATCAATTGCAGTGGAGGCGAGGTTGCACATGCCTGCGACATAGCCGAGACAATCGGCCTGTCGTTTCCACCTCTGGCAGAAACCACGACCCGGGAACTGGCCACCGTTCTGCCGGCCTTCGCCACTCCGGGCAATCCGCTGGATGTTACGGGTGCGGTGTTCGCGGATCGGACGATGTATCCGGCGGCGCTGAAGGCGTTTGCAGGGGACCCGTCCGTCGGGTTCCTCGCCGTGGTTCAGGATGCGCCGGCGGGTCTGAGCGAAGAGGGTGCGACCAGCTACCGCCGTATTGCAGAAGATGTCGCTGAGTTCGCCCGTAGCACTCCCGAATTGCCGGTCGCGTTCATCAGCAACCTGTCCGGAACTATGCATCCGCATGTCCGGCAACCGCTGGACGAGGCGGGCGTTCCGGTCCTGACGGGAACGCGGGCAGCCTTGAAGGCCGTGCTTAACGTGGTGTCGGGCGGCCGACCTGTGGCCGCACCGGAGGGGCTGTCTGCGCGCCCACGGCTGTCAACACAGCCGGAGTGGATTATGCGTCTTAAAACGGGACGCCCGTTCAGCGAGCATGAGGCAAAGGCGTTCCTGCGCGATCACGGTATCCCGACCACGCGCGAGATCCTTGCCACGAGTGAAGATGAGTGCACCGCCGCGGCAGCGAAGCTTGGCTACCCCGTGGTTCTCAAGATCGCCTCGGAGGATCTGCCGCATAAGACGGAGGTTGGCGGTGTCGCCCTCCACCTCACCTCTGAAGCGGAGGTGCGTGATGCCTTTGGACGGATCATGGCCTCGATCGGGAAGCATGCACCCAAGGCACGTATCGACGGGATCCTCGTTCAGGAGATGATTGGCGACAGCATAGAGGCGATCGTCGGACTGGCTCGGCATCACCCGTTTGGTCTGGCCGTCGTGGTGGGCAGCGGCGGCATCATGGTGGAACTGCTGCGCGACGCAGCGCTGGGGTTACCCCCATTGAGCGATCATGATGCCCGCGGGCTTGTCGAGAGAACCCGGCTGGCCACGCTGCTCGATGGTTTCCGTGGTGCGGCACCTGCCGACCGCAAGGCTCTGGAAACGATCCTCACAGCGGTCTCTGACATCGCGCTGGCCTATGGCGAATGGATCGAGGCGCTGGACCTCAATCCGGTTGCCGTCCTGCAGAATGGGCAGGGCGCCTGTGTTCTGGACGCATTGATTGTGCCCGTGGGACAGCGCCGATGA